In Pseudoroseomonas cervicalis, the DNA window ATCGGCGCCATCCTTTCCTTCCTCGGCACCGCGGCGACGCGGCTGATCGGCGGCGGCTATGCGCTGTTCTCGGTCTTCACCCTGGTGGTGGTGACGCCGGTGGTGGCCTTCTACCTGCTGCGCGACTGGACCCGCATCATGCTGCGGCTGGAGAGCTGGCTGCCGCGCCGCTCCGCCGCCGTGCTGCGCCAGCTGGCGCGCGACACCGACCGGGTGCTCAGCGCCTGGCTGCGCGGCCAGCTGCTCTGCTGCGCGCTGCTCGCCGCCTATTATGCCGTGGGGCTGTCGGCGGTCGGGCTGGAGCTCGGGCTGATGGTGGGCCTCGCCTCCGGCCTGCTCTCCTTCATCCCCTATGTCGGCTCGGCCACCGGGCTCGCCACCGCCCTGCTGCTGGCCATCGGCCAGTTCGGCACCTGGGACGGGGTCGGGCTGGTCGCCGCCGTCTACATCGCCGGCCAGACCATCGAGGGCTACATCATCTACCCCCGGCTGCTGGGCGACCGGGTGGAGCTGCACGCGGTCTGGGTGATCTTCGCGCTGTTCGCCGGCGGCGTGGCCTTCGGCTTCCTCGGCGTGCTGCTGGCGGTGCCGATGGCGGCGGCGCTCGGCGTGCTGGCGCGCTACTGGCTGCGGCGCTATCTGGAAAGCCCGCTCTATCTGGACCCGCCGCGGACCGGATTGTGAGCCGGGTTCAGCCAGGGAGAGGGTAGCGGTGGCGAGGTGGCCTTGCAGCTTCGGGCGCGGCCTGGCGGCGGGCCAGGGCAGGGGTGGCGCATGAGCGCCACCGCCGTGCCGCTGCGCCAGCTGGCCCTGCCGCTCGATCTGCCGCCGCTCTACCAGGGCGAGCTGCTGGCCGACCCCTCCAATGCCGAGGCGCGCGCCTGGGTCGGTCGGGTGGAGAACTGGCCGGTCGGAAGGCTGGCGCTGTTCGGCCCGGAAGGGGTGGGCAAGTCGCATCTGCTGCGCCAGGTGGCGGCGCGGCAGGGCTGGCGCGTGCTGGACGGCACCGCGCTGCGCGGCGTGCCGGAGCCCGCCCCCAGCGTGCTGGACGATGCCGATTGCGTGGCCGAGGAGGCGGCGCTGTTCCACCTGATCAATGCCTGCGCCGCGCAGCGCCTGCCGCTGCTGCTGGCCGGCCGCCAGCCGCCCTCGCGCTGGCCCGTGGCGCTGCCGGACCTCGCCAGCCGGCTGCGGGCGACGGCCGCCGTCGGCATCGCCGAGCCCTCCGACCGGCTGCTGGCGACCCTGCTGGCGCGGCAATTCGCCGAGCGGCAGCTGCGCGTGCCGGAGGCGGTGCAGGATTGGCTGCTGGCCCGGCTGCCGCGCGAGGCCGGCGCCATCGCCGCCGCCGCCGCCCGGCTGGACCGCGCGGCGCTGGCCGCCGGCGGCGCCGTCACACGGGCGCTGGCGCGGGCCGCGCTGGCGGATTTCCCGGGTTTCGAGCCGCTTGATGACGTTTCCATGGAAGCTGCCGCGGCCGCCTCCCTTTCCACCCCCGCCTTGCTGTAGGGTGGGGGGCATGGACGCCCCCGAGAGCCCCGTCGGCGCCGCCGCCGAAGCCGAAACCCCCGCCCGCCTGGCGGAGAATGCGACGCTGCCCCATGGCCACGGCCATGTGCATGGCCATGCCCATGCCATCGGGGCCGATTCGCCGGAGCGCTTCATCAACCGCGAGCTGTCCTGGCTGGACTTCAACGCCCGCGTGCTGGAGGAGGCGGCGAATCCGAACCACCCGCTGCTGGAGCGGCTGCGCTTCGTCGCCATCTCGGCCTCCAACCTGGACGAGTTCTATTCGGTGCGCGTCGCGGGCCTGGTCGGGCAGGAGCGGGCGGGCATCGCCCCCTCCTCGCCGGACGGGCTGACGCCCGGGCAGCAGCTCTCGGCGATCCATGCCCGCGCCGCGGCGCTGATCGAGGAGCAGCAGGATGCCTGGCGCCGGCTGCGCCGCCTGCTGGCCGAGGGCGGCATCAGCGTCTGCGCCATCGAGGCGCTGTCGGAGGCCGACCGCGCCTGGCTGGAGAACTATTTCCTCGAGCGCATCTTCCCGGTGCTGACGCCGCTGGCGGTGGACCCGGCGCATCCCTTCCCCTTCATCAGCAACCTGGCGCTCTGCATGGTGCTGAAGCTGGTGCGCGAGGAGGATGGCGGCACGATGCGCGCCCTGCTGCCGCTGCCCAGCCAGATCGAGCGCTTCATCCGCCTGCCGCCGGCCGAGGACGCGCCGCAGATCACCCCCGGCACCGGCCCGATCCGCTTCGTGCTGCTGGAGGACCTGATCACCCTCTGCCTGCCGCGGCTCTTCCCCGGCTACATCAATGCCGAGCAGGGGCTGTTCCGGCTGATCCGCGACACCGATGTGGAGTTCGAGGAGGAGGCGGAGGATCTGGTGCGCTCCTATGAGAGCGCGCTGAAGCGCCGCCGCCGCGGCCGCGCCATCCAGCTCACCGTCGATGCGCGCATGGCCGCCGACCTGGTCGATTTCGTGGTCGAGGAGCTGGACGCGCCGCGCGCCGAGATCTTCGTCGTCGACGGTTTCCTCGGCATGGCCGACCTGAAGCAGCTGCTGGTCGATGACCGGCCCGACCTGCTGTTCACCCCCTACACGCCGCGCTTCCCGGAGCGCATCCTGGATTTCGGCGGCGATTGCTTCGCCGCCATCCGCGCCAAGGACATCGTCGTCCACCACCCCTATGAGAGCTTCGACGTGGTGGTGCAGTTCCTGCGCCAGGCGGCGCGCGACCCGAATGTCGTCGCCATCAAGCAGACGCTCTACCGCACCAGCCGCGACAGCCCGATCGCCCGCGCTCTGATCGAGGCCGCCGAGCTCGGCAAATCGGTCACCGCCATGGTGGAGCTGAAGGCCCGCTTCGACGAGGAGCGCAACATCGCGCTCGCCCGCGAGCTGGAGGCCGCCGGCGTGCAGGTGGTCTATGGCTTCGTCGACCTGAAGACCCATGCCAAGGTCTCGCTGGTGGTGCGGCGCGAGAGCGGGTCCCTGCGCTCCTACGCGCATTTCGGCACCGGCAACTACCACCCGATTACCGCGCGCATCTACACCGACCTCAGCTTCTTCACCGCCGACCCGGCGCTGACGCGCGACGCGCAGAAGCTGTTCAACTACATGACCGGCTATGCCCGGCCGGAGACGATGGAGCGGCTGGCCTTCTCGCCGCTGACCATCCGCCCGGCGATCCTCGGCCTGATCGAGCAGGAGATCGGCTTCGCCGCCGAGGGCAAGCCCGCCGGCATCTGGCTGAAGATGAACTCGCTGGTCGACCAGCAGCTGATCGACGCGCTGTACCGGGCCAGCCAGGCCGGGGTGAAGGTGCATTGCGTGGTGCGCGGCATCTGCTGCCTGCGCCCCGGCGTGCCGGGGCTGTCCGAGAATATCCGGGTGAAATCGATCGTCGGCCGGTTCCTGGAGCATTCGCGCGTGCTGGTCTTCGGCAATGGCCACCGCCTGCCCTCGCGCCGCGCGCGGGTCTATATCAGCAGCGCCGACTGGATGGCGCGCAACATGGACTGGCGCGTCGAGACCATGGTGCCGGTGGAGAACCCCACCGTGCATGCGCAGATCCTCGACCAGATCATGGCGGTGAACCTGAAGGACACGGCGCAATCCTGGCAGCTGCACGCCGATGGCGGCTGGCGGCGGCTGAGCCCGGGGGCGCAACCGGTGTCCGCCCATGAGTATTTCATGACCAACCCGTCCCTCTCCGGCCGCGGCAGCGCGCTGCAGAGGGCCCCGGGCCGCGTCGCGGTGCGGCGTCGTCAGGATCGCGTCACCCAGGATTGATCCCGCGCCGCGCCGGCCACAGGGCCGCCGCGGCGGGCGGACAGGGCGGTGGCGGCGGCGCGGAAAGCGCGGCGTGGCGGCAGATTCCGCCCCCGCGGCCCTTTTCCGCCCGGCGCCATCCATGCCATTGGCGGGGCGGACGCAGCGTGAGGATCTTTGCCCTTGGACCAGGCCGCCAGCCTTCCCGGATATGAGCTCGCCCATCCGCAGCGATCGGGCATTGTCGACCTTGGCTCCAATTCGGTGCGGCTGGTGATCTTCGAGGGGCGCGGCCGCAACCCGCTGGCGATCTTCAACGAGAAGGCGGTGCTGGGTCTCGGCCGCGGGCTGCAGACCACGGGGCGGCTGAACGAGGAGGCGGTGCCGCAGGCGCTGACCGTGCTCGAGCGCTACCACGCCGTGGCGCGCGCCATGGGCGCCGACCCGCTGGAGGTGCTGGCCACCGCCGCGGTGCGCGACGCCGAGAACGGCCCGGCCTTCGCCGAGGCGCTGTCCACCCGCATGCCCGGCGTGCCGATCCGCATCCTGGACGGGGAGGAGGAGGCCGCCTTCTCCGCCGATGGGGTGCTGCTGGGCTTCCCGGAGGCCGATGGCATCCTGGGCGATCTCGGCGGCGGCTCGCTGGAGCTGGTCGAGCTGATCCAGGGCCGCGCCGCCGCCAGCGCCTCCCTGCCGCTGGGCGCCATCCGGCTGGCCGACCGCGCCGGCGGCGATATCGGCCGCGCCCGCGGCATCGCCGAGAGCGAGATGGCGAAGCTGCCCTGGCTCGGCCATGGCAAGGAGCGCGACCTGTATCTGGTGGGCGGCGCCTGGCGCGCGCTGGCCAAGATCCATATCGCGCAGACCGCCTATCCGCTCTCCATCGTGCATCACTATGTGCTGCGGCGGGACGAGGCGCGCGATCTCTGCGGCGTGGTGATGGCGGCGACCCGGCGCACGCTGGAGCGGCTGCCCGGCGCGCCGTCCAAGCGCCTGCAGGATCTGCCCTTCGCCGCCGCCGTGCTGCGCCGGCTGCTGCGCGCGACCGGCGCGCGGCGCGTGGTGTTCAGCGCCAACGGGCTGCGCGAGGGCTGGTATGCCCGCCAGCTGCCGCCCGAGACGCGGCGGGAGGATCCGCTGCTGGCCGCCGGGCGCGAGATGGCCTCGCGCTATGGCCGCGACACCGCCCTGCCGGCGGCGCTCTCCACCTGGACCGCGCCGCTCTTCACAGGCGAGACGCGGCCGCAGGGCGCGCTGCGCCAGGCGGCCTGCTGGCTGTCGGATATCGGCAGCCACGACCATCCCGATTACCGCGCCGAGCAATCCTTCCTGCGGGTGCTGCGCCAGCCCGGCATCGGCCTCGACCATCATGAGCGCGCCTTCCTCGCTCTCGCCGTGGCGCTGCGCTACGAGCCGGAGCTGGACGCGCCCTGGCTGGCCAGCGCGCGGGTGCTGCTGGACGGCGCCGCCCTGCGCCGGGCCGAGGTGCTGGGGGCGGCGCTGCGCCTGGCCTATACCCTCTCGGGCGGCACGCCGGACCTGCTGGCCAGCACCACCCTGGCGGCCGAGGAAGGCCGTCTGGTGCTGCGCCTGGTCGAGGGCGGCGGCGTCTTCGCCGGCGATTCGGTGCAGCGCCGGGTGGAGGCGCTGGCGGCGACGCTCGGCCTGCAGGCGGTGGTGGAGATCGCCGCCGGCTGAGGCCTCAGCTCCGGGCCAGCGGCGCCAGCGCCTCCACCAGCGCGTCGAACACGGCGCGGAAGCGCGCATGGCCGCGCAGATCCTCATGCATCACCACCCAGGTCTCCAGCGTCAGGCTGAAGGCCTCGGGCAGCACGCGGCACAGGGTGGGATCGGCGGCGGCCACCGGCACCTGGCAGAAGCCGATGCCGAAGCCGGCGCGGATGGCGGCCAGCTGCGCCACATCGCTGTCCACCCGCAGGGCGAAGGCGCCGCGCTCGAATTCCGGGAAGCGCCGCACCGCGGCGCGCAGGGCCGGCGTCTCCCGGTCATAGCCGATCAGATCATGCGCGCCGAGCTCGGCCAGGCCGCGCGGCGTGCCACGCCGGTCCAGATAGTCGCGATGCGCGTGCAGCCCGATCTCGATGGCGCCCACACGCCGGGCCAGCAGCGCCTGCTGCTCCGGCCGCACCATGCGGATGGCGATGTCCGCCTCCCGCCGCAGCAGATCGTCCAGCGCGCTGCTCAGCACCAGTTCGATCACCAGCCCCGGATGGGCGCGGCGCAGCCGGGCCAGCACGGGCGGCAGGTGCAGGATGCCCACCGCCTCGCTGGCGGTGATGCGCACCGTGCCGCGCAGCGCCTCGGCCCGGCCGCTGGCCAGGCGCAGCAGGGCGGCGGCGGTGCTGGCCATCTGCTCGGCCTGCGGCCGCAGCTCCAGCGCCGCCTCGGTGGGCAGCAGCCCGGCGGGGGTGCGCAGGAACAGGGTGGTGCCCAGCGCCTGCTCCAGCAGGGCGATATGCCGGGCGATGCTGGGCTGGGTCATGCCCAGCGCCCGCGCCGCGCCGGAGAGCGAACCCTCCCGCAGCACGGCGGCGAAGCTGCGGCAATGGTCCCAGCTCAGCGGCGCGTTCATCCATTTCTCTATAGCCGAGGCAGAGAAACCGGCAATGTTCTTCAGCCCCGCCAGCGCCGATCCTGCCGCCACCCCTGAAGGAGGCGGCGATGACGGAGAACAGGACGGCCCTGGTGCTGGGCGCCACGGGCGGCATTGGCGGGGCGGTGGCGGCGCGGCTGGCGGCGGCGGGCTGGGCGGTGCGCGCCCTGCATCGCGACCCCGGCGCGGCGCCGCGCGACCCGCGCTTCGCCTGGCGGCGCGGCGATGCGATGCGGGAAGAGGATGTGCGGGCCGCCGCCGCCGGTGCCACCCTGCTGGTGCATGCGGTGAACCCGCCCGGCTATCGCGACTGGGACAGGCTGGTGCTGCCGATGCTGGACAACAGCATCGCCGCCGCGGCCGCTGCCGGCGCGCGCCTGCTGCTGCCCGGCACGGTCTACAATTACGGCCCTGACGCCTTCCCGCTGATCGGCGAGGCGGCGCCGCAGCAGCCGCGAACCCGCAAGGGCGGCATCCGGGCCGAGATGGAGCGCCGGCTGGGCGCGGCGGCGGCGGAAGGGCGGGCCCGGGCGCTGATCCTGCGCGCCGGCGACTATTTCGGCCCGCGCGCCGGCAATAGCTGGTTCAGCCAGGCGCTGCTGAAGCCGGGGCGGCGGCCGGGCCGGCTGCTCTATCCCGGCCGGCCGGGCATCGGCCATCAATGGGCCTATCTGCCCGATGTGGCGGAGACGATGCTGCGCCTGGCCGAGCGCCCGGACCTGCCCGATTTCGCCCGCTTCCACATGGAGGGGCACTGGGATCCGGATGGCACCCGCATGATCGGCGCCATCCGCGCCGCGCTGGGCGCGCCGGACCTGCCGGTGCGGCGCCTGCCCTGGGGCGCGATGCGGCTGGCCGCGCCTTTCGTGCCGCTGCTGCGCGAATTGCTGGAGATGAAATATCTGTGGGAGCAGCCGGTGCGGCTGGACGGCACGCGGCTGGCCGCCACGCTGGGGGCCGAGCCGCACACCCCCTGGGAGCAGGCGGTGCGCGACACGCTGGCAGCCCTGGGCTGCCTCAGCTCTGGATCAGCTTGACCTTGCGGCCCTCGACGCCGAGCGCCAGCCGCCCGCCCTTCAGCGCCAGCGCCGCCTGGCCGAAGACCTGGCGCCGCCAGCCATGCAGGGCCGGGATCTGCGGCTCCGATTCGGTGGCCAGCCGCTCCAGCTCGTCGCTGGAGGCGATCAGCCGCGGCGCCACGTCATGCTCCTCCGCCTTGGCGGCCAGCAGCACCTTCAGCAGCGCCACCAGCGCCGGCGAGGCGGGCGGGCCCTGGCGGGTGTCGCGGGCCGGCTCGGGCAGTTCCGCATCCGGCAGGGCGCGGGCGGCTTCCAGCGCCGCCAGCAGCCCGGCGCCGGTCTTGCCCTCGGCGAAGCCCTTGGTGATGCCGCGGGCGCGCGACAGCTCGGCCGCCGTGCTCGGGCTGGTGGCGGCGATCTCCATCAGTGTCTCGTCCCGCACCAGGCGCTGGCGCGGGATGTTGACCCGCTGCGCCTCGCGCTCCCGCCAGGCCGCCAGCGCCTGCACGGCGGCCAGGAAGCGGCGGTTGCTGGAGCGGGGCTTCAGCCGCTCCCAGGCCGTCTCCGGGTCCTGGCGGTAGGTGGCGGGGTCGGTCAGCTCCGCCATCTCCTCGGCCACCCAGGACAGCCGGCCCTCCTGCGTCAGCCGCTCCACCAGCGCGGTGTAGACGCGGCGCAGATGGGTGACATCGGCGGCGGCGTAGTTGATCTGCGCCGGGGAGAGCGGGCGGGCCGCCCAGTCGGAGAAGCGGTGCGCCTTGTCGATCTGCGCGCCGGCCAGCGCGCGGACCAGGCTGTCATAGCTGGCCTGGTCGCCGAAGCCGGCCACCATGGCGGCGATCTGGGTGTCGAAGAGCGGGCGAGGGGGGGCGCCGAAGCGCAGGATGCAGATCTCCACATCCTGGCGGGCGGCGTGGAACACCTTGGTGACCTTGGGGTCGGCCAGCAGTTCGCCCAGGGGCGCGAGGTCGAGCCCCTCCGCCTGGGCGTCGATCACCGCGACATCCTCGGCCCCGGCCAGCTGCACGACGCAGAGCTCGGGCCAGTAGGTGCGCTCCCGCATGAACTCGGTGTCGACCGTGACGAAGGGCTCGGTGCGCAGCCGCGCACAAAGCTCCGCCAGGGCCTCGGTGGTGGTGATCAGGACGGGGGCGGCGTCCTGCGCCTGGTTGCGTCGGCTCATTGCCCGGCTGTTCTAGCGAAGCCGGGGCCACCCGCAAAGCCGGGGGGCGCCGCCTTTCGTGCGGCGGCCCCGCACTTACCCTTGACATGGGGCCGCCCGGCGCCCCTTCTGCGGCCCTTTCCGACGTCTCCCGGGGTTTTCGATCCATGCACGCCTACCGCACCCATACCTGCGGCGCGCTGCGCGCCAGCGATGCGGGGCAGACCGCCCGCCTGTCCGGCTGGGTGCACCGCAAGCGCGACCATGGCGGGCTGCTCTTCATCGATCTGCGCGACCATTACGGCCTGACCCAATGCGTCATCCCGGCCGGGTCCGAGGTCTTCGCCGCCGCGGACGCGCTGCGGCCGGAGAGCGTGATCACCGTCACCGGTGAGGTGGTGGCGCGCGAGGCCGGCACGGTCAATGACAAGCTGCCGACCGGCGCCATCGAGCTGCGCGTCAAGGCGCTCGAGGTGCAGTCCCATGCCGAGGTGCTGCCGATCCAGGTGGCGGGCGACCAGGAATTCCCGGAAGATCTGCGCCTGCGCTACCGCTTCCTCGACCTGCGGCGGGAGAAGCAGCACCGCAACATGCTGCTCCGCGCCGGCGTCATCGCCTCGATCCGCCGCCGCATGATCGAGCAGGGCTTCGTCGAGTACCAGACGCCGATCCTGACCGCCTCCTCCCCCGAGGGCGCGCGCGACTTCCTGGTGCCGAGCCGCAACCATCCGGGCACCTTCTACGCGCTCCCCCAGGCGCCGCAGCAATTCAAGCAGCTGGCGATGGTGGCGGGCTTCGACCGCTACTTCCAGATCGCCCCCTGCTTCCGCGACGAGGCGAGCCGCGCCGACCGTTCCCCGGGCGAGTTCTACCAGCTCGATTTCGAGATGAGCTTCGTCACCCAGGAAGACGTCTTCGCCGCCATCGAGCCGGTGATGGAAGGCATCTTCGTGGAGTTCGGCGGCGGCCGGAAGGTGACGCCCGCGCCCTTCCCGCGCATCCCCTATGACACGGCGATGCTCGATTATGGCTCGGACAAGCCCGACCTGCGCAACCCGCTGAAGATCACCGACGTCACCGAGAGTTTTCGTGAGTCGGGCTTCGGCCTGTTCTCGAAGGTGGTGGCCGGTGGCGGCATCGTGCGCGCCATCCCGGCGCCGGGTGCGGCCGACAAGCCGCGCGGCTTCTTCGACAAGCTCAATGAATGGGCCCGCGCCGAGGGCGCCGGCGGCCTCGGCTACATCCAGTTCGCGGCCGAAGGTGCCAAGGGCCCGATCGCCAAGAACCTGGAAGCCGAGCGCGTCGAGGCGATCCGGGCGGCCTGCAACCTGCAGCCGGGCGACGCCGTCTTCTTCGCCGCCGGCAAGAAGGACGAGACCCCCAAGTTTGCAGGCAAGGTTCGCACCAAGCTTGGTGAGGAGCTCGGCCTGATCAACGGGGAGGAATTCCGCTTCTGCTGGATCGTCGACTTCCCGATGTACGAGCTGAACGAGGAGACCGGGCAGGTCGATTTCAGCCACAACCCCTTCAGCATGCCGCAGGGCGGGCTGGAGGCGCTGAACTCCATGAACCCGCTCGACATCAAGGCCTTCCAGTACGACATCGTCTGCAACGGCATCGAGCTGTCCTCGGGCGCCATCCGCAACCACCGCCCGGACATCATGATCCGCGCCTTCGAGATCGCCGGCTACACCGCGCAGACGGTCGAGGAGCGGTTCGGCGGCATGCTGAACGCCTTCCGCTACGGCGCGCCGCCGCATGGCGGCTCGGCCCCCGGCATCGACCGCATGGTGATGCTGCTGGCCGATGAGCCGAATATCCGCGAGGTGATCCTGTTCCCGCTGAACCAGCAGGGCCAGGACCTGATGATGGGCGCCCCCGCGGCGGTGGAGCCGGCGCGGCTTAAAGAACTGTCCATCAAGCTGGATCTTCCGCCGGCGAAGGGTGCGGCGGCGCCCAAGGCTTCCTAACTTGGGTCGGTGGCGCGGCGGCGTCTCCGCCGCGCCATCCCGCCATGCCCGGCCGCCCGGCCGGGCGCCTGAGCCTGCCCGGCCTTGCCGAGCGCCCGCGCGCTGGGCCCGGCCGGGTGCCTGAGTCCGCCCGGCCTCGCCCGGGGGCCTGAGCTTGCCCGGCGCCGCTGGGCGCCTGAGCCCGCCCGGCGCCGCCGGGCGCCTGAGAAGGAAGACGATATGCGGCTGCGCGATTTCCTGGCCGGCACCTCCGCCCTCCCGCTCCTGGCGCTGCTGGCGGGGCCGGCCTCGGCCCAGCCCGCCGCCAGCCCGGCCCCGCCGCCCACCGCCCCTTCGGCCGCCGCCCCGCATGCGGCGCCGCAGGCGATCCCGGGCAGCGAGGCGCTGGCGCCGCACCGCGCCGCCTACCGGCTGCAGCTGGATCGCGTCCGCCAGGGCTCCGACGTCATCCAGGCCGATGGCGCCATGCTGTTCGAGGTGATGGATGCCTGCGATGGCTGGACCACCCGCCAGCGGCTGCAGCTGAACCTGATCGACCGCTCCGGCCAGAATGTCGAGACCAGCTCCGACTACTCGACCTGGGAAAGCAAGGATGGCCGCCGGCTGCGCTTCACCCTGACGCAGATGGCGCAGGGCGCGGTGACCCAGCGCATCAGCGGCGAGGCCGAGCTGGACAAGCCCGAGGGTCGCGGCACGGTGCGCTACGAGCAGCCCTCGACCAGCACGGTGGAGCTGCCGAACGGCACGCTGCTGCCGACGGTCCACACGCTGCGCGCGCTGCAGCTGGCCCAGGCCGGGCAGCAGCGCATGCTGGTGGCGCCGCTCTTCGACGGCACCAGCGAGGAAGGCGCGCAGGACAGCACCACCATCCTCTCCCCCTGGTCGCCGCCCCAGGCGCAGCCGCGCTTCCCGCTGATGCGGGACCAGGCCAGCGCGCGCATGCGCATCGCCTTCTTCGGCCATGACGCCGCGGCCGGCGCCAGCGCGCCGGAATACGAGGTCGGGCTGCGCTACTACGCCAATGGCGTGGCCGATGAGATGCACATGGATTTCGGCGATTTCGCCGTCAACGCGCTGATGCAGAGCCTGGAGCCGATCCCGGCCGCCTGCTGAGGGCGCAGCGCCCGGCCGGAGACGGGAAAGGGGGGCTCGCGCCCCCCTTTCGCATGGCCGGCGTCAGTAGCTGGCGAAGATCCGCGTGATCTCCGCCGGGTCGCGCGTGACGGTCAGGGCGAAGGCCAGCAGCACCCGCGCCTTCTGCGGGTTCAGATTGTCGGCGGCCAGGATGCCCTGCTCGCGCATCTTGGCGCCCTGCACCACGCGCCCCGAGCCGACGCGGCAGGATTGCACCACCGTGATCCCCTGCTGCACCGCCTCGGCCAGCGCCTCGGCCTCCCAGGGCGTGGGGTTGCCGGGGGCGAAGCCGGCCGAGACGATGCCGCGCGCGCCGGCGGCGACGAAGGCGCGCACCGCCGTGCCATCGGCATCGGCATAGGAATAGCTGATGTCGACGCGCGGCAGACTGTCGATGGCGCGCAGGTCGAATTCGGTGTCCGGCGCGTGGCGGCGCAGCGGCCGGCGGTAGAAGACGATGCGGTCGGCATCCGCCTGGCCGAGCAGGCCGAAATCCGGGGTGCGGAAGGTCTGCATGCGCCAGGTGGCGGTCTTGGTGACCTCGCGCGCCGCATGGATCTCGTCATTCAGCAGCAGCATCACGCCCATGCCGCGCGCCTGGCTGTCGCCCGCGACGCGCACCGCGTTCAGCAGGTTCATTGGCATGTCGGAGGAAAGCCCGCTGGCCGGGCGCTGCGCGCCGACCATCACCACCGGCAGGTCCAGCCGCAGGCCGAGGGAGAGGGCATAGGCCGTCTCCTCCATGGTCGAGGTGCCATGGCCGATGACGATGCCGGCGAGGTCGGGGATCTCGGCCGCGGCGCGGTGGCATTCCTCGGCGATCGCCTTCCAGTCGCGGAAGCCGATGCGGCTGGAGATGACGGCGCTGTAGGGGCGGGCGATCACCTCGGCGACGCGCGACAGCTCCGGCACCCGGGCCAGGATCTCCTCCGCCCCCATCACCTGGCCGAGCGTCGAGTAGTCCTGGATGTCGAGCGCGTCGCGGCCGATCGAGGCCATGGTGCCGCCGGTGCCGATGAAGGCGACACGCGGCAAGGGGTGCTGGGACATGAGGCGGATCCTGTGACCGGGAACCCGCAAGCTGTAGGCGGGGCGGGCGGCGGCGCCAAGCCCGCCGCCCGTCGCGGCTCAGGCGAGCCGCAGCCGCCGCGGCGCCAGCCCGCCACTGGCCGCCATGCGCCGCCAGCGCAGCGTCATCATCAGCGCCACGAAGCCGAGGCCACTGGCCAGCCCGATCCACACTCCGAACGGCCCCCAGCCGGCGGGGAAGCCGAGGCCGAGGCCGATCGGCAGGCCGAGCCCCCAATAGCCCAGCGCCGCGAACAGCATCGGCGCCGTGGTGTCCTTCATGCCGCGCAGCGCCCCGGCGGCGACCGCCTGCACCCCGTCGGCCAGCTGGAAGAGGCCCGCCACCATCAGCAGCGTGGCCGCCAGGGCGCGGGTCTCGCCCAGCTCCTCGGCCAGGAACAGGTCGGCGATGGCGTGCGGCAGGGTCAGCAGCAGCAGCGCCGTCGCCGCCATGAAGCCGGCGCCGAGGCCGATGGCGGTCCAGCCGGCGCGCCAGGCGGCGCGCGCATCCTGCGCGCCGATGGCCAGGCCGACCCGCGCCGTGGCCGCCTGGCCGATGCCCATCGGGATCATGAAGCAGGCGCTGGCCACCTGCAGCGCCACCGCATGCGCCGCCACCGCGCTGGCGTTGAACCAGCCCATCACCAGGGCGGTGGCGCTGAAGATGCCGATCTCCATCAGCATGGCGCCGGCGATCGGCAGGCCGACGCGCATCAGCTCCGCCATGCGCCGCGCATCGGTGCGCCAGAAGCGCCCGGCCAGG includes these proteins:
- the rnd gene encoding ribonuclease D; amino-acid sequence: MSRRNQAQDAAPVLITTTEALAELCARLRTEPFVTVDTEFMRERTYWPELCVVQLAGAEDVAVIDAQAEGLDLAPLGELLADPKVTKVFHAARQDVEICILRFGAPPRPLFDTQIAAMVAGFGDQASYDSLVRALAGAQIDKAHRFSDWAARPLSPAQINYAAADVTHLRRVYTALVERLTQEGRLSWVAEEMAELTDPATYRQDPETAWERLKPRSSNRRFLAAVQALAAWREREAQRVNIPRQRLVRDETLMEIAATSPSTAAELSRARGITKGFAEGKTGAGLLAALEAARALPDAELPEPARDTRQGPPASPALVALLKVLLAAKAEEHDVAPRLIASSDELERLATESEPQIPALHGWRRQVFGQAALALKGGRLALGVEGRKVKLIQS
- the aspS gene encoding aspartate--tRNA ligase, with protein sequence MHAYRTHTCGALRASDAGQTARLSGWVHRKRDHGGLLFIDLRDHYGLTQCVIPAGSEVFAAADALRPESVITVTGEVVAREAGTVNDKLPTGAIELRVKALEVQSHAEVLPIQVAGDQEFPEDLRLRYRFLDLRREKQHRNMLLRAGVIASIRRRMIEQGFVEYQTPILTASSPEGARDFLVPSRNHPGTFYALPQAPQQFKQLAMVAGFDRYFQIAPCFRDEASRADRSPGEFYQLDFEMSFVTQEDVFAAIEPVMEGIFVEFGGGRKVTPAPFPRIPYDTAMLDYGSDKPDLRNPLKITDVTESFRESGFGLFSKVVAGGGIVRAIPAPGAADKPRGFFDKLNEWARAEGAGGLGYIQFAAEGAKGPIAKNLEAERVEAIRAACNLQPGDAVFFAAGKKDETPKFAGKVRTKLGEELGLINGEEFRFCWIVDFPMYELNEETGQVDFSHNPFSMPQGGLEALNSMNPLDIKAFQYDIVCNGIELSSGAIRNHRPDIMIRAFEIAGYTAQTVEERFGGMLNAFRYGAPPHGGSAPGIDRMVMLLADEPNIREVILFPLNQQGQDLMMGAPAAVEPARLKELSIKLDLPPAKGAAAPKAS
- a CDS encoding NAD-dependent epimerase/dehydratase family protein; amino-acid sequence: MTENRTALVLGATGGIGGAVAARLAAAGWAVRALHRDPGAAPRDPRFAWRRGDAMREEDVRAAAAGATLLVHAVNPPGYRDWDRLVLPMLDNSIAAAAAAGARLLLPGTVYNYGPDAFPLIGEAAPQQPRTRKGGIRAEMERRLGAAAAEGRARALILRAGDYFGPRAGNSWFSQALLKPGRRPGRLLYPGRPGIGHQWAYLPDVAETMLRLAERPDLPDFARFHMEGHWDPDGTRMIGAIRAALGAPDLPVRRLPWGAMRLAAPFVPLLRELLEMKYLWEQPVRLDGTRLAATLGAEPHTPWEQAVRDTLAALGCLSSGSA
- a CDS encoding EipB family protein — protein: MRLRDFLAGTSALPLLALLAGPASAQPAASPAPPPTAPSAAAPHAAPQAIPGSEALAPHRAAYRLQLDRVRQGSDVIQADGAMLFEVMDACDGWTTRQRLQLNLIDRSGQNVETSSDYSTWESKDGRRLRFTLTQMAQGAVTQRISGEAELDKPEGRGTVRYEQPSTSTVELPNGTLLPTVHTLRALQLAQAGQQRMLVAPLFDGTSEEGAQDSTTILSPWSPPQAQPRFPLMRDQASARMRIAFFGHDAAAGASAPEYEVGLRYYANGVADEMHMDFGDFAVNALMQSLEPIPAAC
- a CDS encoding asparaginase, whose translation is MSQHPLPRVAFIGTGGTMASIGRDALDIQDYSTLGQVMGAEEILARVPELSRVAEVIARPYSAVISSRIGFRDWKAIAEECHRAAAEIPDLAGIVIGHGTSTMEETAYALSLGLRLDLPVVMVGAQRPASGLSSDMPMNLLNAVRVAGDSQARGMGVMLLLNDEIHAAREVTKTATWRMQTFRTPDFGLLGQADADRIVFYRRPLRRHAPDTEFDLRAIDSLPRVDISYSYADADGTAVRAFVAAGARGIVSAGFAPGNPTPWEAEALAEAVQQGITVVQSCRVGSGRVVQGAKMREQGILAADNLNPQKARVLLAFALTVTRDPAEITRIFASY